A single genomic interval of Streptomyces sp. BA2 harbors:
- a CDS encoding class I mannose-6-phosphate isomerase yields the protein MYRLDPRYPPAPGTVLTGGWEAVAAQLPSEPAIVAVEGPPAADWETIAARLTTGCPLPVRTLDVRTRYAPPAVVRRRTMSAPDTDDPYYCKLAENPLADLFDELPQDDGDMEGLLIVYGPGASLVLHDVLWYADLPKRYAESAVAAGEGSNLGLPGERAELKRLFYVDWPMLDRHRDAIARQLDGWVDVQDPERPVFVDGNGLRASYAGLARRPVRTRPFFNSTPWGGHWGQRALGFNPGARNTALGYELIAPEAGILIGEGPEAQAEVPFQLLCVLHPDEVLGPEAHARFGTSFPIRFDYLDTVGGGNLSVHCHPKEPYMRERFGWRYTQHETYYMTLGSADTRVFLGLREDADLALFRKEIEEAAHDGVPMDPAHHVMTYPAEQGRLFMIPAGTPHASGAGNLVLEISATPYLYSLRFYDWLRPDADGNPRPLPYEHGLTNLETERRGDAVTRDLVQEPYVLRRGDGWREELLGALDEMFYEVRRYALDADAVAADDTAGRFHVLNVVEGEGVTVLTSAGERHTLEYAETLTVPAAVGGYRLESRGGPAKVVKALVRDRRGAGAGHP from the coding sequence GTGTACCGGCTCGACCCGCGTTACCCCCCGGCACCGGGGACCGTACTGACCGGCGGCTGGGAGGCGGTCGCCGCCCAACTGCCCTCCGAGCCCGCGATTGTGGCCGTCGAAGGGCCACCCGCCGCCGACTGGGAGACCATCGCGGCCCGGCTCACCACCGGATGCCCCCTCCCCGTACGCACCCTCGACGTCCGTACGCGCTACGCACCCCCCGCCGTGGTGCGGCGTCGCACCATGAGCGCGCCGGACACCGACGACCCCTACTACTGCAAGCTCGCGGAGAACCCCCTCGCCGACCTGTTCGACGAACTCCCGCAGGACGACGGCGACATGGAGGGTCTGCTGATCGTCTACGGCCCCGGCGCCTCGCTGGTCCTGCACGACGTGCTCTGGTACGCCGATCTGCCCAAGCGGTACGCGGAGTCCGCGGTGGCGGCCGGAGAGGGCAGCAACCTCGGACTGCCGGGTGAGCGGGCCGAGTTGAAGCGGCTCTTCTACGTGGACTGGCCGATGCTCGACCGCCACCGTGACGCGATCGCCCGTCAGCTGGACGGCTGGGTGGACGTCCAGGATCCGGAACGGCCCGTGTTCGTCGACGGGAACGGCCTGCGGGCGAGCTACGCCGGCCTCGCGCGCCGCCCCGTACGCACCAGGCCGTTCTTCAACTCGACTCCGTGGGGCGGGCATTGGGGCCAACGGGCGCTCGGCTTCAACCCCGGAGCGCGCAACACCGCCCTCGGCTACGAACTCATCGCCCCCGAAGCGGGCATCCTCATCGGAGAGGGACCCGAGGCGCAGGCGGAGGTTCCCTTCCAGCTCCTGTGCGTCCTGCACCCCGACGAGGTGCTCGGCCCTGAGGCGCACGCCCGCTTCGGCACGTCCTTCCCGATCCGCTTCGACTATCTGGACACCGTGGGCGGCGGCAATCTGTCGGTGCACTGCCACCCCAAGGAGCCCTACATGCGGGAGCGGTTCGGCTGGCGCTACACGCAGCACGAGACGTACTACATGACGCTCGGCAGCGCGGACACGCGCGTCTTCCTCGGCCTGCGCGAGGACGCCGACCTCGCCCTCTTCCGCAAGGAGATCGAGGAAGCGGCGCACGACGGGGTTCCGATGGACCCCGCGCACCACGTCATGACGTACCCGGCCGAACAAGGCAGGCTCTTCATGATCCCGGCGGGCACCCCGCACGCGAGCGGCGCCGGAAACCTCGTCCTTGAGATCAGCGCGACCCCCTACCTCTACAGCCTGCGCTTCTACGACTGGCTGCGGCCGGACGCCGACGGCAACCCGCGCCCCCTGCCCTATGAACACGGCCTGACCAACCTGGAGACGGAGCGGCGCGGCGACGCCGTGACGCGCGATCTGGTGCAGGAGCCGTACGTCCTGCGGCGCGGGGACGGCTGGCGCGAGGAACTGCTCGGCGCGCTGGACGAGATGTTCTACGAGGTGCGGCGCTACGCGCTCGACGCGGACGCGGTGGCCGCCGACGACACGGCGGGGCGGTTCCACGTCCTGAACGTGGTGGAGGGCGAGGGGGTCACCGTGCTGACCTCGGCGGGGGAGCGGCACACGCTGGAGTACGCGGAGACGCTGACGGTGCCCGCGGCGGTCGGCGGCTACCGCCTGGAGTCGCGTGGCGGCCCGGCCAAGGTGGTGAAGGCACTCGTGCGTGACCGACGCGGCGCGGGCGCGGGGCACCCGTGA
- a CDS encoding ROK family protein, with translation MRAVLEIGGTHVTAALVDPLRTRVSRRIRRPLDARGNAEHILGTVVRCAADLQVPAGQVWGAAVPGPFDHEKGIARFEGVGKFDDLYGIDVRSVLLDGVWPRPSDVVFLNDAHAFLLGEWSAGAAVGHRRCVGITLGTGVGSAFLADGVVCREGPGVPPEGRVDLMYWSGAPLEHTVSRRAILARYGGDHGVDVRDIAVRAREGEAWAAHVLDEALAALGTVLARCVRDFGASAVVVGGAMALSWDLVGPALRTGLGDTPVGPRPGTLGADAALIGTAEYVGAAGR, from the coding sequence GTGAGAGCCGTCCTGGAGATCGGCGGCACCCATGTCACCGCCGCCCTGGTCGATCCGTTGCGCACGCGGGTGAGCCGCCGCATCCGGCGGCCGCTCGACGCGCGGGGCAACGCCGAGCACATACTCGGCACGGTCGTGCGCTGTGCCGCGGACCTCCAGGTGCCCGCGGGTCAGGTGTGGGGCGCCGCCGTACCGGGACCCTTCGACCACGAGAAGGGGATCGCCCGCTTCGAGGGCGTGGGGAAGTTCGACGACCTGTACGGCATCGACGTGCGCTCGGTGCTGCTCGACGGAGTCTGGCCGAGACCCTCCGACGTGGTGTTCCTGAACGACGCGCACGCGTTCCTCCTCGGTGAGTGGAGCGCGGGGGCCGCGGTCGGCCACCGGCGCTGTGTCGGGATCACCCTGGGGACGGGGGTCGGGTCGGCGTTCCTCGCGGACGGCGTCGTGTGCCGGGAGGGCCCGGGGGTGCCGCCCGAGGGCCGCGTCGACCTGATGTACTGGTCCGGCGCGCCGCTGGAGCACACCGTTTCGCGGCGGGCGATCCTCGCCCGCTACGGCGGCGACCACGGCGTGGACGTGCGGGACATCGCCGTGCGGGCGCGGGAGGGCGAGGCCTGGGCGGCGCACGTCCTTGACGAGGCCCTCGCGGCCCTGGGTACTGTCCTCGCCCGGTGCGTACGTGACTTCGGCGCGTCCGCGGTCGTCGTCGGCGGGGCCATGGCGCTGTCCTGGGACCTGGTCGGTCCGGCCCTGCGCACCGGACTCGGGGATACTCCGGTGGGGCCGCGCCCCGGCACGCTGGGCGCGGACGCGGCGCTGATCGGGACGGCCGAGTATGTGGGGGCTGCCGGGAGGTGA
- a CDS encoding LacI family DNA-binding transcriptional regulator, which translates to MPEPRPPSDGPPTLRDVAERVGVSAMTASRALRDDPRVLPATRERIRAAAAELGYRPNEVARSLRLGRGTGLVGLVVTNLANPFYSRFALGVDSVIAGDGFKTVIGNTGQDLDAERELVADLVARRVDGIIAVPAAADQRHLAAAVADGVPVVLASRPPEGFEADCVLVDDFGGARAATVRLISRGHRRIGFLGSPPAVYTGTERLRGYAAALAAHGIPFDEHYVRQGQTEPREARRAAAGLLALPEPPTALFCSNNRNTIGAFRALRASGTDTALAGFDDFELADALGLPLTLVAYDSDELGRVAGRLLADRMRGREPDPGRKPEPGPARRIVTPTSLVEYGS; encoded by the coding sequence ATGCCCGAACCGCGTCCCCCCTCGGACGGTCCGCCCACCCTGCGGGACGTCGCCGAGCGGGTGGGCGTCAGCGCGATGACCGCGTCCAGGGCCCTGCGCGACGACCCGCGCGTGCTCCCGGCAACCCGGGAGCGCATCCGCGCCGCGGCGGCGGAGCTCGGCTACCGGCCCAACGAAGTGGCCCGCAGCCTCCGCCTGGGGCGCGGCACAGGCCTGGTCGGACTCGTCGTCACGAACCTGGCCAACCCCTTCTACTCGCGGTTCGCCCTCGGCGTCGACTCCGTCATCGCGGGCGACGGCTTCAAGACCGTCATCGGGAACACCGGCCAGGACCTGGACGCCGAGCGTGAACTCGTCGCCGACCTGGTGGCCCGCCGCGTCGACGGCATCATCGCCGTCCCCGCCGCGGCTGACCAGCGCCATCTCGCCGCCGCGGTGGCCGACGGCGTGCCCGTGGTGCTCGCCAGCCGGCCGCCCGAAGGGTTCGAGGCCGACTGCGTCCTGGTCGACGACTTCGGCGGGGCCCGCGCCGCCACCGTGCGGCTGATCAGCCGCGGCCACCGCCGGATCGGCTTCCTCGGCTCACCGCCCGCCGTCTACACCGGCACCGAGCGCCTGCGCGGGTACGCCGCGGCCCTCGCCGCACATGGCATCCCCTTCGACGAGCACTACGTACGGCAAGGACAGACCGAACCGCGCGAAGCCCGGCGCGCGGCGGCCGGACTCCTGGCACTGCCCGAGCCGCCCACCGCGCTGTTCTGCTCCAACAACCGCAACACGATAGGGGCGTTCCGCGCCCTGCGCGCATCCGGCACGGACACCGCGCTCGCGGGCTTCGACGACTTCGAACTGGCCGACGCGCTCGGCCTGCCGCTCACCCTCGTCGCGTACGACAGCGATGAGCTCGGCCGGGTGGCGGGCAGGCTCCTCGCCGACCGGATGCGGGGGAGGGAGCCCGACCCGGGCAGGAAACCGGAGCCGGGCCCCGCCCGACGCATCGTGACGCCCACCAGCCTGGTGGAGTACGGCAGTTGA
- a CDS encoding transglutaminase domain-containing protein codes for MKPRRPDAAGGTEPTRILDWRHARVADLIRSVGAVPTGAPDSPDSLGQLAALRRAHGRIAATVRPVYSVHDERPVSEVLRRGRGSCSQRLAILESVARASGVATRVRGLLVDGAFWHPRFPHLRRLVPDQVLLAWPEFHFSEPTPGKGCATGPWLPVSELFGGLDELRERRAGGFTNAGAETLFEALSRTAVDWDGATACGADTTSCDLSAHVLADLGHFDSRDDLFTRHGQTLCGPARWVAEPVLGRRSAGARPSATPLAPAG; via the coding sequence GTGAAGCCACGGCGCCCGGACGCGGCGGGGGGCACGGAGCCGACGCGGATACTCGACTGGCGGCACGCTCGCGTCGCCGACCTCATCCGCAGTGTCGGAGCCGTCCCGACCGGCGCTCCCGACTCCCCTGACTCCCTCGGCCAGTTGGCGGCCCTGCGCCGGGCGCACGGGCGGATCGCCGCGACCGTACGGCCGGTGTACTCGGTGCACGACGAGCGGCCGGTGTCGGAGGTGCTGCGGCGCGGCCGTGGCTCGTGCAGCCAGCGGCTCGCGATCCTCGAATCGGTGGCACGGGCGTCCGGCGTGGCCACGCGGGTGCGCGGGCTCCTCGTGGACGGGGCGTTCTGGCACCCGCGCTTCCCGCACCTTCGACGGCTCGTCCCGGATCAAGTGCTGCTTGCGTGGCCGGAGTTCCACTTCTCGGAGCCGACGCCCGGCAAGGGCTGCGCCACCGGCCCGTGGCTCCCGGTGTCCGAACTCTTCGGCGGTCTGGACGAGTTGAGGGAGCGCCGCGCCGGTGGTTTCACCAACGCGGGGGCGGAGACGCTCTTCGAGGCCCTGTCCCGCACGGCGGTCGACTGGGACGGAGCGACGGCCTGCGGCGCCGACACCACGTCCTGCGATCTGTCGGCCCATGTCCTCGCCGACCTCGGACACTTCGACTCACGCGACGATCTCTTCACCCGGCACGGTCAGACCCTGTGCGGCCCCGCACGGTGGGTGGCCGAGCCTGTACTCGGCCGCCGCTCGGCGGGCGCCCGACCGTCGGCCACGCCGCTCGCACCGGCCGGCTGA
- a CDS encoding CGNR zinc finger domain-containing protein produces MTWPATERYFPTAVPGGLGLVQDILNTAPSCGVPGADLLEDVAAAQDWVSVALPTWAERTGRTAVRLTLTEEDLPKLRQLREQLRRALLSRCGTASGETARFTSCALQVSLHGDAALTTEPEGEGWRWLTSAVLCEALLAQTTGEWRRLKICRNERCATAFYDRSRNNSGVWHSTRGCGNAANLRASRRRRRAGAESEPTPGGQA; encoded by the coding sequence ATGACCTGGCCTGCCACCGAGCGCTACTTCCCCACCGCCGTCCCCGGCGGCCTGGGGCTCGTGCAGGACATCCTGAACACCGCGCCCTCCTGCGGTGTTCCCGGTGCGGATCTCCTCGAAGACGTGGCCGCCGCGCAGGACTGGGTCTCCGTGGCGCTGCCCACCTGGGCCGAGAGGACGGGGCGCACGGCGGTGCGGCTCACCCTCACCGAAGAGGACCTGCCCAAGCTGCGGCAGCTGCGCGAACAGCTGCGCCGGGCCCTGCTCTCCCGGTGCGGCACGGCGAGCGGCGAGACCGCGCGCTTCACCTCGTGCGCCCTCCAGGTCAGCCTGCACGGCGACGCCGCCCTGACCACCGAACCGGAGGGCGAGGGCTGGCGCTGGCTGACGTCGGCCGTGCTGTGCGAGGCGCTGCTCGCCCAGACCACCGGAGAGTGGCGGCGCCTGAAGATCTGCCGCAACGAACGCTGCGCCACGGCGTTCTACGACCGCTCCCGCAACAACAGCGGCGTCTGGCACTCCACCCGCGGCTGCGGGAACGCCGCGAACCTGCGGGCTTCGCGCCGGCGCCGCCGTGCGGGCGCCGAGTCGGAGCCGACGCCGGGCGGTCAGGCGTGA
- a CDS encoding NADH:flavin oxidoreductase — protein MTSASQTARTPQTLDRPFSVGSLTLPNRIVMAPMTREFSPGGVPGADVAEYYARRAAAGVGLIITEGTYVDHASAGTSDRVPRFHGDDALEGWRKVVDAVHAAGGKIIPQLWHVGVTREEGKGPVPSAPAAGPSGIDLDGQPKGSTLTADDLDDVIRAFADAAAAAERIGFDGVELHGAHGYLIDQFLWERTNRRTDGYGGGIEARTRFAAEIVAAVRAAVSPDFPVVFRLSQWKAGSYDAQLAESPEELERLLTPLANAGVDVFHASTRRYWLPEFDGSDLNLAGWVKKVSGKPVITVGSVGLDQEFIGPKGWAAPSASTGIELLVDRLERDEFDLVAVGRALIADPEWAAKALENRLGDALPFDKSLLKSLA, from the coding sequence ATGACCTCGGCGTCGCAGACCGCGCGCACCCCCCAGACCCTCGACCGCCCCTTCAGCGTCGGCAGCCTCACCTTGCCCAACCGCATCGTGATGGCGCCCATGACCAGGGAGTTCTCACCGGGCGGCGTTCCGGGCGCGGACGTGGCGGAGTACTACGCCCGCAGGGCCGCCGCCGGCGTCGGCCTGATCATCACCGAGGGGACGTACGTCGATCACGCCTCGGCCGGTACGAGCGACCGGGTCCCGCGCTTCCACGGGGACGACGCCCTCGAAGGCTGGCGCAAGGTGGTCGACGCCGTGCACGCGGCGGGCGGGAAGATCATTCCGCAGCTGTGGCACGTGGGCGTCACGCGCGAAGAGGGCAAGGGCCCGGTGCCGTCCGCCCCCGCGGCGGGCCCCTCCGGGATCGACCTCGACGGGCAGCCGAAGGGCAGCACGCTGACGGCCGACGATCTCGACGATGTGATCCGGGCGTTCGCCGACGCCGCTGCCGCCGCCGAGCGCATCGGATTCGACGGCGTCGAACTGCACGGCGCGCACGGCTACTTGATCGACCAGTTCCTCTGGGAGCGCACCAACCGGCGCACGGACGGCTACGGCGGCGGCATAGAGGCCCGCACCCGCTTCGCCGCCGAGATCGTCGCCGCCGTGCGGGCCGCCGTCTCGCCCGACTTCCCCGTCGTCTTCCGGCTCTCGCAGTGGAAGGCCGGCAGCTACGACGCGCAGCTCGCCGAGTCCCCCGAGGAGCTGGAGCGCCTGCTCACCCCGCTGGCGAACGCGGGCGTGGACGTCTTCCACGCCTCCACCCGCCGCTACTGGCTGCCGGAGTTCGACGGCAGCGACCTCAACCTCGCGGGCTGGGTCAAGAAGGTCTCCGGCAAGCCTGTGATCACCGTGGGCTCGGTCGGCCTCGACCAGGAGTTCATCGGACCCAAGGGCTGGGCCGCGCCGTCCGCCTCCACCGGCATCGAGCTGCTCGTCGACCGCCTGGAGCGGGACGAGTTCGACCTGGTGGCAGTGGGCCGCGCCCTCATCGCCGACCCGGAGTGGGCGGCCAAGGCCCTGGAGAACCGGCTCGGCGACGCGCTGCCCTTCGACAAGTCGCTCCTGAAGAGCCTGGCCTGA
- a CDS encoding LysR family transcriptional regulator, whose protein sequence is MFDLHRLRLLRELKDRGTLAAVAAALSYSPSSVSQQLSQLEAEVGVQLLEPVGRRVRLTPQAEILVAHTEAVLERLERAEADIATSLTDLTGTLRIASFQTAALALVPAALTLLREAHPGLRVHLTQLEPEKSLPALLARDFDLVVAEEYPGVPSPRPTGLEQEDLCADPLHLALPEPASDAGSDTESPTAALRALADRPWVMEPTGTAARQWAMTLCRNAGFEPDVRFETTDLLLHLRLVERGHAAALLPGLVWDGRPATVPLRQLPRGQRARRLFTAVRSGRSHHPAIRACRRALRQTT, encoded by the coding sequence ATGTTCGACCTGCACCGACTGCGCCTGCTGCGCGAGCTCAAGGACCGCGGCACGCTGGCGGCCGTCGCCGCCGCCCTCTCCTACAGCCCCTCGTCCGTCTCGCAGCAGCTGTCACAGCTGGAGGCGGAGGTCGGCGTCCAGCTCCTCGAACCAGTGGGGCGGCGCGTGCGCCTCACGCCGCAGGCGGAGATCCTCGTCGCCCACACCGAGGCGGTGCTTGAACGCCTTGAGCGCGCCGAGGCGGACATCGCCACGTCCCTCACCGACCTGACCGGGACGCTGCGCATCGCCTCGTTCCAGACGGCGGCCCTCGCCCTCGTTCCGGCCGCGCTGACCCTGCTGCGCGAGGCGCACCCGGGCCTGCGCGTCCACCTCACCCAGCTGGAACCGGAGAAGTCCCTGCCCGCCCTGCTCGCCCGTGACTTCGACCTGGTCGTGGCCGAGGAGTACCCGGGTGTCCCGAGCCCCCGGCCCACGGGCCTCGAACAGGAGGATCTCTGCGCGGATCCCCTGCACCTCGCCCTCCCGGAACCGGCAAGCGACGCGGGAAGCGACACCGAGAGCCCGACCGCCGCGCTCCGCGCCCTGGCCGACCGCCCCTGGGTCATGGAACCCACGGGCACGGCGGCCCGGCAGTGGGCGATGACGCTCTGCCGCAACGCGGGCTTCGAGCCCGACGTACGGTTCGAGACCACCGACCTCCTCCTGCACCTGCGTCTCGTCGAGCGCGGCCATGCCGCCGCCCTGCTCCCCGGTCTCGTGTGGGACGGGCGACCCGCGACCGTCCCCCTGCGGCAGCTGCCCCGAGGGCAGCGCGCACGTCGGCTCTTCACGGCGGTGCGCAGCGGCCGGAGCCACCATCCGGCGATTCGGGCCTGCCGGAGGGCCCTCCGGCAGACGACATGA
- a CDS encoding diaminopropionate ammonia-lyase: protein MPENIKKPAAWFARPAARTWTCPPAPAEARAFHASLPGHAPTPLRELPALAAELGVDRVFVKDESSRLGLPAFKALGASWAVHRVLAERAASGEDPSRPVTLVTATDGNHGRAVARMARLLGQGAHVFVSGGVHPAASAAIAAEGAEVTRVDGPYDEAVHRAAAAAAAGTATVLVQDSAWPGYERIPRWIVEGYSTLFAEIDAQLAAAAGAQAPDLVAVPVGVGSLAQAAVTHYRGRPAVLSAPALLSVEPEAAACVIESLTRGELTSVVTGDTAMAGLNCGTPSSLAWPYLRDGLDAAVAITDADSARAARTLDALGVSSGPCGAASLAGIRAALTGDGADDRRAALGLGPASTLVLLSTEGTDANPQHQEPRS, encoded by the coding sequence ATGCCCGAGAACATCAAGAAGCCGGCGGCCTGGTTCGCCCGGCCCGCCGCCCGTACCTGGACCTGCCCACCCGCCCCTGCCGAGGCCCGCGCCTTCCACGCCTCGCTCCCCGGTCACGCCCCCACCCCGCTGCGTGAACTCCCCGCTCTCGCCGCCGAGTTGGGCGTCGACCGGGTCTTCGTCAAGGACGAGTCCTCGCGCCTGGGGCTGCCCGCGTTCAAGGCGCTCGGCGCGTCCTGGGCGGTGCACCGGGTCCTCGCCGAGCGGGCCGCGAGCGGCGAGGATCCGTCGCGGCCGGTCACGCTGGTCACCGCCACCGACGGCAACCACGGCCGTGCGGTGGCCCGGATGGCGCGGCTCCTCGGCCAGGGGGCTCACGTCTTCGTGTCGGGGGGAGTGCATCCGGCGGCCTCGGCCGCCATCGCCGCCGAGGGGGCCGAGGTCACGCGGGTCGACGGGCCTTACGACGAGGCCGTGCACCGGGCGGCCGCCGCCGCGGCCGCAGGCACCGCCACCGTCCTCGTCCAGGACTCGGCCTGGCCCGGCTACGAGCGGATTCCCCGGTGGATCGTCGAGGGCTACTCCACCCTGTTCGCCGAGATCGACGCCCAACTCGCCGCCGCCGCCGGCGCCCAGGCGCCCGACCTGGTCGCCGTGCCCGTCGGCGTGGGCTCGCTCGCCCAGGCCGCCGTCACCCACTACCGCGGCCGCCCCGCGGTCCTGTCGGCCCCCGCGCTGCTCTCCGTGGAACCCGAAGCGGCGGCCTGCGTCATCGAGAGCCTCACCCGCGGCGAGCTGACCAGCGTCGTCACCGGCGACACGGCCATGGCGGGCCTGAACTGCGGCACCCCCTCCAGCCTCGCCTGGCCCTACCTGCGCGACGGTCTGGACGCCGCCGTCGCCATCACCGACGCCGACAGCGCACGGGCGGCCCGCACCCTCGACGCCCTCGGCGTCTCCTCCGGACCCTGCGGAGCCGCGTCGCTCGCGGGCATCCGCGCCGCACTGACCGGAGACGGCGCCGACGACCGCCGCGCGGCACTCGGCCTCGGCCCCGCGTCGACCCTCGTACTGCTCAGCACAGAAGGCACGGACGCCAACCCGCAGCACCAGGAGCCCCGTTCATGA
- a CDS encoding Zn-dependent hydrolase has translation MTRPDTTTAPNAGALTVNGDRLWRSLMDLAETGAYDDGRTGLRGVNRLALTDADAAGRRKVIGWMEQAGLAVRVDAMGNIYGRREGTDASAAPVLTGSHLDSVATGGAFDGCLGVLGGIEAVRTLDEHGITTRHPIEVAVFTEEEGVRFGTDMLGSAVAAGRIPLDHAHALTDREGRTLGAELARTGFAGPEGVRLSPPHAYVECHIEQGPVLADAGLDIGVVTGVQGISWQEITLHGRAAHAGTTPTRLRVDAGLAAARTVVHLRSMVDSGAYGDLRATVGHLTVHPDLTNIVPARAELTVDLRNPDDTHMARAEADLAASLRTLEAGTTGLTVATRRMARTAYVPFDEGVQHVIARAADDHGLEHISLLSGAGHDAQEIAALCPTAMIFVRGEYDGISHNPREYSTPEACAHGVDVLATTLLRLAGHGR, from the coding sequence ATGACACGCCCCGACACCACCACCGCCCCGAACGCCGGCGCGCTCACCGTCAACGGCGATCGCCTGTGGCGGTCCCTGATGGACCTGGCCGAGACCGGCGCCTACGACGACGGACGAACAGGCCTGCGCGGCGTGAACCGCCTCGCCCTCACCGACGCCGACGCGGCCGGACGCCGCAAGGTCATCGGCTGGATGGAACAGGCGGGGCTCGCCGTCCGCGTCGACGCGATGGGCAACATCTACGGCCGCCGCGAGGGCACCGACGCCTCCGCCGCGCCGGTCCTGACCGGCTCCCACCTCGACAGCGTCGCCACCGGGGGTGCCTTCGACGGCTGCCTCGGCGTCCTGGGCGGCATCGAAGCCGTCCGCACGCTCGACGAACACGGCATCACCACCCGCCACCCCATAGAGGTCGCCGTCTTCACGGAGGAGGAAGGCGTCCGCTTCGGCACCGACATGCTCGGCAGCGCCGTCGCCGCGGGCCGCATCCCCCTGGACCACGCCCACGCCCTGACCGACCGCGAAGGCCGCACCCTCGGCGCCGAGCTGGCCCGCACCGGCTTCGCCGGGCCCGAGGGCGTGCGCCTCTCCCCACCGCACGCCTACGTCGAGTGCCACATCGAGCAGGGCCCCGTCCTCGCCGACGCGGGCCTGGACATCGGCGTCGTCACCGGCGTCCAGGGCATCTCCTGGCAGGAGATCACCCTCCACGGCCGCGCCGCCCACGCGGGCACCACACCCACCCGGCTGCGCGTGGACGCCGGGCTCGCCGCCGCCCGGACCGTCGTCCACCTGCGGTCCATGGTGGACTCCGGCGCCTACGGTGACCTGCGGGCCACCGTCGGCCACCTGACCGTCCACCCGGACCTGACCAACATCGTCCCGGCCCGCGCGGAACTGACCGTGGACCTGCGCAACCCCGACGACACACACATGGCCCGCGCGGAGGCGGACCTCGCCGCCTCCCTGCGCACCCTGGAGGCCGGAACGACCGGCCTGACCGTCGCCACACGCCGGATGGCGAGAACCGCGTACGTCCCCTTCGACGAGGGCGTACAGCACGTCATCGCCAGGGCCGCCGACGACCACGGCCTGGAGCACATCTCCCTGCTCTCCGGCGCCGGACACGACGCCCAGGAGATCGCCGCGCTCTGCCCCACCGCGATGATCTTCGTACGTGGTGAGTACGACGGCATCAGCCACAACCCGCGCGAGTACTCCACCCCCGAGGCCTGCGCGCACGGCGTCGACGTCCTGGCCACGACGCTGCTCCGCCTTGCCGGCCACGGGAGATGA